A window from Drosophila kikkawai strain 14028-0561.14 chromosome 2L, DkikHiC1v2, whole genome shotgun sequence encodes these proteins:
- the LOC108081405 gene encoding uncharacterized protein, translating to MNYGKPSTTSLTFVTDSEVSETSSSDSGVLFNPSRRLMRSAKVKRKLIALYADHRCLWNECHKDFFNFGHKANIWGAIAAEMKADSPPDFWKHQMHRLRYKVDLERVKEQKAKSMGEDFESKLFYKDQLNFLNHIFSREKVQLAPTSDVSLEKLPSRPKVTIKEKPKCKAKFCEKMASLDVLRNHHCSNLILSHESFKKMQKITSGVEKAKPKTKHV from the exons ATGAATTACGGAAAGCCTAGCACAACATCTTTAACATTTGTCACAGACTCTGAGGTTAGCGAGACGTCATCAAGTGACAGCGGCGTTTTGTTCAATCCCAGTCGTAGGCTTATGAGAAGTGCTAAAGTAAAACGAAAGTTGATAGCCCTCTATGCCGACCACAGATGCTTGTGGAATGAGTGTCACAAGGACTTTTTCAATTTCGGTCACAAGGCCAACATTTGGGGGGCAATCGCTGCTGAAATGAAAGCCGATTCACCGCCGGATTTCTGGAAGCATCAGATGCACAGGTTGCGCTATAAAGTCGACCTGGAACGTGTCAAAGAGCAGAAGGCCAAGTCTATGGGTGAAGATTTCGAGTCTAAGCTGTTCTATAAGGATCAATTGAATTTCCTGAATCACATATTTTCTCGAGAAAAAGTT CAACTGGCCCCCACCTCGGATGTTTCTCTGGAAAAACTTCCTTCGAGGCCTAAGGTAACCATTAAGGAAAAGCCCAAATGTAAAGCTAAATTCTGTGAAAAGATGGCCTCGCTTGATGTTTTGAGGAATCATCATTGCAGCAACTTGATTCTGTCGCATGAATCCTTCAAGAAGATGCAAAAGATTACCAGCGGAGTGGAGAAGGCAAAGCCGAAAACGAAACACGTTTAA